In Bacillus rossius redtenbacheri isolate Brsri chromosome 9 unlocalized genomic scaffold, Brsri_v3 Brsri_v3_scf9_2, whole genome shotgun sequence, one DNA window encodes the following:
- the LOC134542759 gene encoding uncharacterized protein LOC134542759 isoform X2, with product MCYECNSHNDSRCADEMLPETLKRDCSDHSKGVQYTMCRKIVQNIDFEVNGNQPDSRVIRGCGFDESSYKGRCYQRSGFGGRQEVCSCLEDYCNGAPLGRVPSLLLGTAASVALARALY from the exons ATGTGCTACGAATGCAACAGCCATAATGACTCCCGGTGTGCGGACGAGATGCTACCCGAAACCTTGAAGAGGGACTGTTCAGATCACTCGAAGGGTGTTCAGTACACCATGTGCCGCAAGATAGTGCAAAACATTGATTTTGAAGTGAATGGAA ACCAGCCGGACAGCCGCGTGATCCGGGGCTGCGGGTTCGACGAGTCCAGCTACAAGGGCCGGTGCTACCAGAGGTCCGGCTTCGGCGGCCGCCAGGAGGTGTGCTCCTGCCTCGAGGACTACTGCAACGGGGCCCCGCTCGGGCGGGTGCCGTCTCTCCTCCTCGGGACGGCCGCGTCCGTCGCGCTCGCCCGGGCCCTGTACTGA